One Polaribacter reichenbachii genomic window, GATTTTTTAATACCTAAAGCACCAAAATCAATTTTAAGTTGATAAGCAGGTTTTCTTGCTTTCGGAAAATCGTTCACTTCTATGATTGTGCCTATTCTAACATCAACTTTTAAAAAGTCTTCGAAGGTAATTTCGTTTTTCATATCATTTTTTATTCTGTTGCTTTTTTAGATTTCTTGCCCAATTTCTGAATTACCCATAATGGTCCAATCAATAAAAATTCTAAATCTTTTAAAAAAGATGGTTTTGCGCCTTCTACTTTATGTCCATAAAACTGGCCAATCCAAGCTAAAACAAAAATGACAATAGACACATAAAATAAATTAAAGTTATTGCTAATCCAGAAGTTACCAATAATAGATAATAGAATTACAAAAAGCATTTCTGCAAAATACCAAAAACCTAGTCGTAAATAAAAGATAGAAATAACAACTGTAACCACCACAGCCCAATTTTCTATAAACGGATTGTATAAACCTAACGTATTCTCTAAAAAAGTACTAGGAATACTCATCAGCAAACCAATAACACTAAAAAATATTAATGGCACACAAATATAGTGTATGGCTTGGTTGGTTTCGTTTTGATGACTTATTGCATATTCATCAAAATATTCTTGTGCAGTTTTCATTATCTCTAAATTAAGTTCTTAAAGATAGGTAATTTTACAAAAATGTAAACACTTTATTTCCAGCCTTCACGAATCATTAATTGCTCTATATGTGCATAATGATGTTGGCAATGCCAAGCGTAATTTGCAATATTTTCTTTTAAACTTACACGTTTATTTCCTTCAGGATGTATAAAAACTCTTTGCAATTCTGCATCTGTTAAACCTTGTAATAAATACACCCATTTTGCGTGTAAACCTTTTAAAGCATCTAAAGTTAGTAAAATTGGTGCAGATTTAGAATCACTTAATTCTGCCCAAAGTTTTTCGTCATAAGCTTTTATAAGGGGTTCATCTTCAGTTAATGCCCATTTAAAACGCATATATGCATTATGATGACTATCGTAAGAATGATGGATTACTTGTCTTATAGACCAACCATTTTCTCTGTAAGGAATTTCTAACTGATTATCAGATAATTCTCTAACTAAAAACTCTAATTCGTGAGGAAAACGTTCTATATCAGAAATCCAGTTTTCTATATGTTTTTTGGTAATTTGTTCAGGAATATCAACTTTACCTATTGGGTATTTTAATTCTTCTAATGTCATTCTTATTTTGTTAATTTCTTTAAAAATTGCTCCGAATTTCTGTTTTCAGGATTAATTGCTAGCGATTTTTTAAAGCTAATCATTGCATTAACAGTATCCTTTTTTAAGAAATAAGCTTCACCTAAACTATTAAAAACATTTGAACTATTAGGATATAATTCAGAATTTATTTTAAAAATTTCTAAAGCATCATCATAATTCTTTTCTCTAACAAAACGATACCCCCAACTATTTAAACTTCTTTCTCTAATAAGATAATTAGCAGAATCATTGGTTTGTATAGCTTTAAAAGCTAATAATGCTTTGTTATATTCTTTGGCTTTAAAATATTCGCCTGCAGTTTTTTCATCAGCATTCAACTTTTTAAAGTGATATAAAGTGCCTTTATGTTCTGTTTTTGGATCTAATTCAATGTGCATTTTTGGTTGACTCACAAAAAGCATTTTTTCATTCAGTTCTTTCATATAAAAAGAACTATCGTTTACTTTTAGTAATTCTGCATCAGTTCCACGCCATTTTGCGTGCATAATTGCATCTTTAAAATAAATTTCTAAAACTTCATTGGCATTAAATAAATAACGACCAGAAGTAGCATTCATAAAGTCTTCAGTGTTTTTTTGAGAAGTACAACTTGCTAATATTAATAGCGATAAAAGGAGGTAACTTAA contains:
- a CDS encoding DUF962 domain-containing protein; this translates as MKTAQEYFDEYAISHQNETNQAIHYICVPLIFFSVIGLLMSIPSTFLENTLGLYNPFIENWAVVVTVVISIFYLRLGFWYFAEMLFVILLSIIGNFWISNNFNLFYVSIVIFVLAWIGQFYGHKVEGAKPSFLKDLEFLLIGPLWVIQKLGKKSKKATE
- a CDS encoding YfiT family bacillithiol transferase — translated: MTLEELKYPIGKVDIPEQITKKHIENWISDIERFPHELEFLVRELSDNQLEIPYRENGWSIRQVIHHSYDSHHNAYMRFKWALTEDEPLIKAYDEKLWAELSDSKSAPILLTLDALKGLHAKWVYLLQGLTDAELQRVFIHPEGNKRVSLKENIANYAWHCQHHYAHIEQLMIREGWK
- a CDS encoding tetratricopeptide repeat protein codes for the protein MKKLSYLLLSLLILASCTSQKNTEDFMNATSGRYLFNANEVLEIYFKDAIMHAKWRGTDAELLKVNDSSFYMKELNEKMLFVSQPKMHIELDPKTEHKGTLYHFKKLNADEKTAGEYFKAKEYNKALLAFKAIQTNDSANYLIRERSLNSWGYRFVREKNYDDALEIFKINSELYPNSSNVFNSLGEAYFLKKDTVNAMISFKKSLAINPENRNSEQFLKKLTK